In Piscinibacter sp. HJYY11, one genomic interval encodes:
- a CDS encoding TetR/AcrR family transcriptional regulator, which yields MPVSADPDTSHRRRLLDAMAEAVAAKGYADTTIADLAAIARVSRRTFYEHFATKEDCLIALYEAASRQSLGVLRDAIDPTHDPLTQAEKALEAYLSTMASNPALLKTLFIAILSLGPAGLQARRRVNQQLADFIVEVVNRPHEGRQHPPLPPALALSIVGGINELVLQKVEQDRIGELPQLTATTAQFVRAVVYGPR from the coding sequence ATGCCCGTTTCTGCCGACCCGGACACCAGCCACCGCCGCCGCCTGCTCGACGCGATGGCCGAGGCGGTGGCCGCCAAGGGATACGCCGACACCACCATCGCCGACCTGGCCGCCATCGCCCGGGTGTCGCGCCGCACCTTCTACGAACATTTCGCCACCAAGGAAGACTGCCTGATCGCGCTCTACGAGGCGGCCAGCCGACAGTCGCTGGGCGTGCTGCGCGATGCCATCGACCCGACGCACGACCCGCTGACCCAGGCCGAGAAGGCGCTGGAGGCCTACCTCTCCACGATGGCCAGCAACCCGGCCCTGCTCAAGACGCTCTTCATCGCGATCCTGAGCCTCGGCCCCGCCGGTCTGCAGGCGCGGCGGCGCGTCAACCAGCAACTGGCCGATTTCATCGTCGAAGTGGTGAACCGGCCGCATGAAGGGCGCCAGCATCCGCCGTTGCCGCCTGCGCTCGCGCTGAGCATCGTCGGTGGCATCAACGAGCTCGTGTTGCAGAAGGTGGAACAGGACCGCATCGGCGAGCTGCCGCAGCTCACCGCGACGACCGCGCAGTTCGTGCGGGCGGTGGTCTACGGTCCGCGCTGA
- a CDS encoding [protein-PII] uridylyltransferase, with amino-acid sequence MSVVAEAPSAPVGRSISEQRARFREGKAALLNNFRQSRASATEAGRLVRALARHVDETLTELWEHAMMPPGAALVAVGGYGRGELYPHSDVDVLVLLPPEHSTIGANDALKSSIEGFITACWDIGLEIGSSVRTVGECMAESENDVTVQTALLESRPLCGAKKLYTTFRRAYDAAMDPKAFFRAKTLEMRQRHQKYEDTPYSLEPNCKESPGGLRDLQVLIWVARAAGLGRSWTELAGKGLITPFEVKQLQRNEGVLRLIRARLHMVAGRREDRLVFDLQTAVAESFGYTAPKGQRVSEVLMRRYYWAAKAVAQLNQILVLNIEERIHGVQDAPMQPINERFLDRGGLLEVASDDLYERNPHAILETFLVFQQTHGIEGLSARTLRALYNAREVMDGDFRRDPVNRHTFMEILQQPEGQTHAFRLMNQTSVLGRYLWVFRRIVGQMQHDLFHVYTVDQHILMVLRNVRRFFIADHAHEYPFCSQLASTFDRPWVLYIAALFHDVAKGRGGDHSDLGATEVRRFCRDHGLTRDDTQLCEFLVKGHLTMSRIAQKEDLSDPEVIEGFAKLVGTERRLTALYLLTVADIRGTSPKVWNAWKGKLLEDLYRLTLRALGGSRPNVDAEIESRKQEARHTLNLYSLLPGTEGPLWQTLELSYFVRHDAGDIAWHARSLFRHVDSKEPVVRARLSSLGEGLQVLVYAPDRPDLFARICGYFDSAGFNILDAKIHTTKAGYALDTFQVISPTLDHHYRDLISLVETQATQALKAEGPLPEPSRGRLSRRVKSFPITPRVTLRPDERAQRWLLSVSTSDRSGLLYSIARVLAEHKINLQLAKITTLGERVEDTFLIDGSALQQNKLQIQVETELLDAITP; translated from the coding sequence ATGTCGGTCGTGGCCGAAGCACCGAGCGCGCCCGTCGGGCGCAGCATCAGCGAGCAGCGCGCCCGCTTCCGCGAAGGCAAGGCGGCGCTGCTGAACAACTTCCGCCAGTCGCGTGCCTCGGCCACCGAGGCCGGTCGCCTGGTGCGAGCGCTGGCGCGACACGTGGACGAGACGCTCACCGAGCTGTGGGAGCACGCCATGATGCCGCCGGGAGCGGCGCTCGTGGCGGTCGGCGGCTACGGCCGTGGCGAGCTCTACCCGCACTCCGATGTCGACGTGCTGGTGCTGCTGCCGCCCGAGCATTCCACCATCGGCGCCAACGACGCGCTCAAGTCGTCAATCGAAGGTTTCATCACCGCCTGCTGGGACATCGGCCTCGAGATCGGCTCCAGCGTGCGCACCGTCGGCGAGTGCATGGCCGAGAGCGAAAACGACGTCACCGTGCAGACGGCGTTGCTCGAATCGCGCCCGCTGTGCGGCGCGAAGAAGCTCTACACAACCTTCCGCCGCGCCTACGACGCCGCGATGGACCCGAAGGCCTTCTTCCGCGCCAAGACGCTCGAGATGCGCCAGCGCCACCAGAAGTACGAGGACACGCCCTACTCGCTGGAGCCCAACTGCAAGGAAAGCCCCGGTGGCCTGCGCGACCTGCAGGTGCTGATCTGGGTGGCGCGTGCCGCAGGCCTCGGCCGCAGCTGGACGGAGCTGGCTGGCAAGGGACTCATCACGCCGTTCGAAGTGAAGCAGTTGCAGCGCAACGAAGGCGTGCTGCGCTTGATCCGCGCGCGGCTGCACATGGTCGCGGGCCGGCGCGAAGACCGGTTGGTGTTCGACCTGCAGACCGCCGTGGCCGAGAGCTTCGGCTACACCGCGCCCAAGGGCCAGCGAGTGAGCGAAGTGCTGATGCGCCGCTACTACTGGGCGGCGAAGGCGGTGGCCCAGCTGAACCAGATCCTCGTCCTCAACATCGAGGAGCGCATCCACGGCGTGCAAGACGCGCCGATGCAACCGATCAACGAGCGTTTCCTCGACCGCGGCGGCCTTCTCGAAGTGGCGAGCGACGACCTCTACGAGCGCAACCCGCACGCCATCCTCGAGACCTTCCTCGTCTTCCAGCAGACGCACGGCATCGAGGGCCTCTCGGCACGCACGCTGCGCGCCCTCTACAACGCCCGCGAGGTGATGGACGGCGACTTCCGCCGCGACCCGGTGAACCGGCACACCTTCATGGAGATCCTGCAGCAGCCCGAAGGCCAGACGCATGCCTTCCGGTTGATGAACCAGACCTCGGTGCTCGGGCGCTACCTCTGGGTGTTCCGCCGCATCGTCGGGCAGATGCAGCACGACCTCTTCCACGTCTACACCGTGGACCAGCACATCCTGATGGTGCTGCGCAACGTGCGCCGCTTCTTCATCGCCGACCACGCGCACGAGTACCCGTTCTGCTCGCAGCTCGCGTCGACCTTCGATCGGCCGTGGGTGCTCTACATCGCCGCCCTCTTCCACGACGTGGCCAAGGGTCGCGGCGGTGACCACTCGGACCTCGGTGCCACCGAGGTGCGCCGCTTCTGCCGCGACCACGGCCTCACGCGCGACGACACGCAGCTCTGCGAGTTCCTGGTCAAGGGCCACCTCACCATGTCGCGCATCGCGCAGAAAGAGGACCTGAGCGACCCGGAGGTGATCGAAGGCTTCGCCAAGCTCGTGGGCACCGAGCGCCGCCTGACCGCGCTCTACCTGCTGACGGTGGCCGACATCCGCGGCACCAGCCCCAAGGTGTGGAACGCCTGGAAGGGCAAGCTGCTGGAAGACCTGTACCGGCTCACGCTGCGCGCGCTGGGCGGTTCCCGGCCCAACGTCGACGCCGAGATCGAGTCGCGCAAGCAGGAAGCGCGGCACACGCTCAACCTCTATTCGCTGCTGCCCGGCACCGAGGGCCCGCTGTGGCAGACGCTGGAGCTGAGCTACTTCGTGCGTCACGACGCCGGCGACATCGCCTGGCACGCCCGCTCGCTGTTCCGCCACGTCGACTCGAAAGAGCCTGTGGTGCGGGCCCGCCTGTCGTCGCTGGGCGAAGGCCTGCAGGTGCTGGTCTACGCACCGGATCGCCCTGACCTCTTCGCCCGCATCTGCGGCTACTTCGACAGCGCCGGCTTCAACATCCTGGACGCGAAGATCCACACGACGAAGGCCGGCTACGCGCTCGACACCTTCCAGGTGATCAGCCCGACGCTCGACCACCACTACCGCGACCTGATCTCGCTGGTGGAGACGCAGGCGACGCAGGCTCTGAAGGCCGAGGGCCCGCTGCCCGAGCCGTCGCGTGGCCGCTTGTCACGTCGTGTGAAGTCCTTCCCCATCACGCCGCGTGTCACGCTGCGCCCCGACGAGCGCGCCCAGCGCTGGCTGCTGAGCGTCTCGACGAGCGACCGCTCCGGCCTGCTCTACTCCATTGCCCGCGTGCTGGCGGAGCACAAGATCAACCTGCAGCTTGCCAAGATCACGACGCTGGGCGAGCGGGTGGAAGACACCTTCCTGATCGACGGCTCGGCGCTGCAGCAGAACAAGCTGCAGATCCAGGTCGAGACCGAGCTGCTGGACGCGATCACCCCCTGA
- the purL gene encoding phosphoribosylformylglycinamidine synthase: MTSTPQHLLHFEGGNALSAFRAQALLPRLQAVNARITGVHARHVHWVWCDQALDAASHEKLKALLVYGDPYTGPNEGTVVVVAPRLGTVSPWASKATDIAHNCGLAIHRVERVTEYRLTLKSGLLGGTKALTAEELQAAAALLHDRMTESVLLARDDARHLFDEQPGKPMEHVDVLGQGRSALEKANTDFGLALSDDEIEYLVNAFTGLKRNPTDVELMMFAQANSEHCRHKIFNAQFTIDGVPQEKSMFGMIRNTHQLAPQHTVIAYSDNASVMEGHAVERWLPQGYTNAPQYGPRADTAHVLMKVETHNHPTAISPFPGASTGAGGEIRDEGATGRGSKPKAGLTGFSVSNLHLPGTNEPWEQQPYGKPEHIASPLQIMVDGPLGGAAFNNEFGRPNLLGYFRVYEQTVGEQRRGYHKPIMIAGGLGTISASQTKKIEFPAGTLLIQLGGPGMRIGMGGGAASSMAAGANAAELDFDSVQRGNPEIQRRAQEVINHCWSLGEVNPILAIHDVGAGGISNAFPELVDGAAKGARFDLSKVPLEESGLAPKEIWCNESQERYVIALKAEALPLFEAMCERERCPFAIVGIATDEKQLVLDNPGSDDKPIDMPMEVLLGKPPRMHRDVKRVHRELPALDLTDVSLDQVAFDVLRHPTVASKRFLITIGDRTVGGLDHRDQMVGPWQVPVADCAVTLADYAGFKGEAMSMGERTPLASLDAPASGRMAVGEALTNLLAAPFDLPRVKLSCNWMAACGEAGEDAALYDTVKAVGMELCPALGISVPVGKDSLSMRTRWSENGQAKQVTAPVSLIVSAFASLDDVRPTLTPQLQPGDTTLILIDLGQGKGRMGGSMLAQVLNQFGHEVPDVDDPQQLKSLVLAINQLRSEGRLLAYHDRSDGGLWAAVCEMAFAGHLGVSLNVDMLVTEGDGISDSRAEYGDSKNWATQVSTRRAELTLRALFNEELGVVIQVPTAVRNEVMQTLREHGLSKHSHFIGKPNDKGVVEVWRDAKAVFSAPLRDLHQAWDEVSWRIAQLRDNPVCADQEHAAAGRTEDPGLHVHLTFEPQAPAIQSKRPKVAILREQGVNSHVEMSYAMHQAGFDTFDVHMTDLQTGRARLDMFQGFVACGGFSYGDTLGAGEGWARSIMFNGTLAEQFAAFFQRQETFALGVCNGCQMMAALARIIPGAQAWPKFTRNKSEQFEARLSLVEVLPSPSIFFAGMEGSRIPIAVAHGEGYADFSQRGDAGKVHRAMRFVDHTGAPTEAYPYNPNGSPGGLTSVTTADGRFTVLMPHPERVFRNIQKSWTSGDKSAHSPWMQMFHNARRWAK; encoded by the coding sequence GTGACCTCCACACCCCAGCATCTGTTGCACTTCGAGGGCGGCAACGCCCTGTCCGCCTTCCGCGCCCAGGCGCTGTTGCCCCGTCTGCAGGCCGTCAACGCCCGCATCACCGGTGTCCATGCCCGGCATGTGCACTGGGTCTGGTGCGACCAGGCGCTCGACGCAGCGAGTCACGAGAAGCTCAAGGCCCTGCTGGTCTACGGCGACCCGTACACCGGGCCGAACGAGGGCACGGTCGTGGTGGTGGCGCCCCGCCTCGGCACGGTCTCGCCTTGGGCTTCCAAGGCGACGGACATCGCGCACAACTGCGGCCTCGCGATTCACCGCGTGGAACGTGTGACGGAATACCGGTTGACGCTGAAAAGCGGGCTGCTCGGCGGCACCAAGGCGCTGACGGCGGAAGAGCTGCAGGCCGCCGCAGCCCTGCTGCACGACCGCATGACCGAAAGCGTGCTGCTGGCGCGCGACGATGCGCGCCACCTGTTCGACGAGCAGCCCGGCAAGCCGATGGAGCATGTCGACGTGCTGGGCCAGGGCCGCAGTGCGCTGGAGAAGGCCAACACCGATTTCGGCCTGGCGTTGAGCGACGATGAGATCGAGTACCTGGTCAACGCGTTCACCGGCCTCAAGCGCAACCCGACCGACGTCGAGCTGATGATGTTTGCGCAGGCCAACAGCGAGCACTGCCGGCACAAGATCTTCAATGCGCAGTTCACCATCGACGGCGTGCCGCAAGAGAAGTCGATGTTCGGGATGATCCGCAACACCCACCAGCTCGCGCCGCAGCACACCGTCATCGCCTACAGCGACAACGCCTCGGTGATGGAAGGCCACGCGGTCGAACGCTGGCTGCCGCAGGGCTACACCAATGCGCCGCAGTACGGGCCGCGCGCCGACACGGCGCATGTGCTGATGAAGGTGGAGACGCACAACCACCCGACGGCGATCTCGCCGTTCCCCGGGGCTTCAACCGGAGCCGGCGGCGAGATCCGCGACGAAGGCGCGACCGGCCGTGGCTCCAAGCCCAAGGCGGGCCTCACCGGCTTCTCGGTGTCGAACCTGCACCTGCCCGGCACGAACGAGCCCTGGGAGCAGCAGCCCTATGGCAAGCCCGAGCACATCGCGAGCCCGCTGCAGATCATGGTCGACGGCCCGCTGGGCGGCGCGGCGTTCAACAACGAATTCGGCCGGCCCAATCTGCTCGGCTACTTCCGTGTCTACGAACAGACCGTCGGCGAGCAGCGTCGCGGCTACCACAAGCCCATCATGATCGCGGGCGGCCTGGGCACGATCTCGGCGTCGCAGACGAAGAAGATCGAGTTCCCCGCGGGCACGCTGCTGATCCAGCTCGGCGGCCCCGGCATGCGCATCGGCATGGGCGGCGGTGCGGCCAGCTCGATGGCCGCCGGCGCGAATGCGGCCGAACTGGACTTCGACTCGGTGCAACGCGGCAATCCCGAGATCCAGCGTCGTGCGCAGGAGGTCATCAACCACTGCTGGTCGCTGGGCGAGGTGAACCCGATCCTCGCGATCCACGACGTGGGCGCGGGTGGCATTTCCAATGCGTTCCCGGAACTCGTCGACGGTGCCGCCAAGGGCGCTCGCTTCGACCTGTCGAAAGTGCCGCTCGAAGAAAGCGGCCTCGCCCCGAAGGAGATCTGGTGCAACGAAAGCCAGGAGCGCTACGTCATCGCGCTCAAGGCCGAGGCGCTGCCGCTCTTCGAGGCGATGTGCGAACGCGAGCGTTGCCCCTTCGCCATCGTCGGCATCGCGACCGACGAGAAGCAGCTGGTGCTCGACAACCCCGGTTCCGACGACAAGCCCATCGACATGCCGATGGAAGTCCTCCTCGGCAAACCCCCGCGCATGCATCGCGACGTGAAGCGCGTGCACCGTGAGTTGCCGGCGCTGGATCTCACCGACGTGTCGCTCGACCAGGTCGCCTTTGACGTGTTGCGCCACCCGACCGTCGCCAGCAAGCGTTTTCTCATCACCATCGGCGACCGCACCGTGGGTGGCCTCGACCACCGCGACCAGATGGTCGGCCCGTGGCAGGTGCCGGTGGCCGACTGCGCCGTGACGCTCGCCGACTACGCCGGCTTCAAGGGCGAGGCGATGAGCATGGGCGAGCGCACGCCGCTCGCATCGCTCGACGCGCCGGCCTCCGGCCGCATGGCGGTCGGCGAGGCGCTGACCAACCTGCTCGCCGCGCCTTTCGACCTGCCGCGCGTGAAGCTCAGCTGCAACTGGATGGCCGCGTGTGGCGAAGCCGGTGAAGACGCGGCGCTCTACGACACCGTGAAGGCGGTCGGCATGGAGCTCTGCCCCGCACTCGGCATCAGCGTGCCGGTCGGCAAGGACAGCCTCTCGATGCGCACCCGCTGGAGCGAGAACGGCCAGGCCAAGCAGGTCACCGCGCCGGTGAGCCTGATCGTCAGCGCCTTCGCCTCGCTCGACGACGTGCGGCCCACGCTGACGCCGCAGCTGCAGCCCGGAGACACCACGCTGATCCTCATCGACCTCGGCCAGGGCAAGGGCCGCATGGGCGGCTCGATGCTGGCCCAGGTGCTCAACCAGTTCGGCCACGAAGTGCCCGACGTCGACGACCCACAGCAGCTCAAGTCGCTGGTCCTCGCCATCAACCAGCTGCGCAGCGAAGGCAGGCTGCTGGCCTACCACGACCGCAGTGACGGCGGCCTCTGGGCGGCGGTGTGCGAAATGGCCTTCGCCGGCCACCTGGGTGTGAGCCTCAACGTCGACATGCTGGTCACGGAAGGCGACGGCATCAGTGACAGCCGCGCCGAATACGGCGACTCGAAGAACTGGGCCACCCAGGTCAGCACCCGCCGCGCCGAGCTGACGCTGCGCGCGCTCTTCAACGAGGAGCTCGGTGTCGTGATCCAGGTGCCCACCGCCGTGCGCAACGAGGTCATGCAGACGCTGCGCGAGCACGGCCTCAGCAAGCACAGCCACTTCATCGGGAAGCCCAACGACAAGGGCGTGGTCGAGGTATGGCGCGACGCCAAGGCCGTCTTCAGCGCCCCGTTGCGCGACCTGCACCAGGCCTGGGACGAGGTGAGCTGGCGCATCGCCCAGTTGCGCGACAACCCCGTCTGCGCGGACCAGGAACACGCGGCCGCGGGCCGCACCGAAGACCCCGGCCTGCACGTGCACCTGACCTTCGAGCCGCAAGCGCCTGCGATCCAGAGCAAGCGCCCGAAGGTCGCCATCCTGCGCGAGCAGGGCGTCAACAGCCACGTCGAGATGAGCTACGCCATGCACCAGGCGGGCTTCGACACCTTCGACGTGCACATGACCGACCTGCAGACAGGCCGTGCGCGGCTCGACATGTTCCAGGGCTTCGTCGCCTGCGGTGGCTTCTCGTACGGTGACACGCTCGGCGCCGGCGAGGGCTGGGCGCGCTCGATCATGTTCAACGGCACGCTGGCCGAGCAGTTCGCCGCCTTCTTCCAGCGGCAGGAAACGTTTGCGCTCGGCGTGTGCAACGGCTGCCAGATGATGGCCGCGCTCGCACGCATCATCCCCGGCGCGCAGGCCTGGCCCAAGTTCACCCGCAACAAGAGCGAGCAGTTCGAGGCCCGCCTGTCGCTGGTGGAAGTGCTGCCGAGCCCGTCGATCTTCTTCGCCGGCATGGAAGGCAGCCGCATCCCCATCGCCGTGGCGCACGGCGAGGGTTACGCCGACTTCTCGCAGCGGGGTGATGCAGGCAAGGTGCACCGTGCGATGCGCTTCGTCGACCACACCGGTGCGCCCACCGAGGCCTACCCCTACAACCCCAACGGCAGCCCGGGCGGCCTCACCTCGGTGACCACCGCCGATGGCCGCTTCACCGTGCTGATGCCGCACCCCGAGCGTGTGTTCCGCAACATCCAGAAAAGCTGGACGAGCGGCGACAAGAGCGCGCACAGCCCGTGGATGCAGATGTTCCACAACGCACGCCGCTGGGCGAAGTAA
- the map gene encoding type I methionyl aminopeptidase, with amino-acid sequence MTITIKTADDAAKMRIAGRLASEVLDMLTPHVKPGVTTEHLDKLAHDHIVNVQNAIPAPLHYQPPGYTPYPKSICTSVNHQVCHGIPNDRPLKNGDIVNIDVTVIKDGWHGDTSRMFVVGEGSIAAKRLCNFTYDAMWKGIVKVKPGARLGDIGHAIQTFAENAGFSIVREFCGHGIGQKFHEEPQVLHYGRPGTLEELVPGMVFTIEPMINAGKREIRETGDGWTIVTRDRSLSAQWEHTVLVTETGYEVLTLSAGSPPPPAFVTPPVAASV; translated from the coding sequence ATGACGATCACCATCAAGACCGCCGACGATGCCGCCAAGATGCGCATCGCTGGCCGCCTCGCGTCCGAAGTGCTGGACATGCTCACGCCGCACGTCAAACCCGGCGTCACCACCGAACACCTCGACAAGCTGGCGCACGACCACATCGTCAACGTCCAGAACGCCATTCCCGCGCCGCTGCACTACCAGCCGCCCGGCTACACGCCCTACCCCAAGTCGATCTGCACCTCGGTCAACCACCAGGTCTGCCACGGCATCCCGAACGACCGCCCGCTGAAGAACGGCGACATCGTCAACATCGACGTCACCGTGATCAAGGACGGCTGGCACGGCGACACCAGCCGCATGTTCGTGGTGGGCGAAGGCTCCATCGCCGCCAAGCGCCTGTGCAACTTCACCTATGACGCCATGTGGAAAGGCATCGTGAAGGTCAAGCCCGGCGCACGCCTGGGCGACATCGGCCATGCGATCCAGACCTTTGCGGAGAACGCCGGTTTCTCCATCGTGCGCGAGTTCTGCGGCCACGGCATCGGCCAGAAATTCCACGAGGAGCCGCAGGTGCTGCACTACGGCCGCCCCGGCACGCTCGAGGAGCTGGTGCCGGGCATGGTGTTCACCATCGAGCCGATGATCAACGCCGGCAAGCGCGAGATCCGCGAGACCGGCGACGGCTGGACCATCGTCACCCGCGACCGCTCGCTCTCGGCGCAGTGGGAGCACACGGTGCTGGTCACCGAGACGGGCTATGAAGTGCTGACGCTGTCGGCCGGCAGCCCGCCGCCGCCGGCCTTCGTCACACCACCCGTCGCCGCCAGCGTCTGA
- a CDS encoding flavin-dependent oxidoreductase → MNIAIAGGGIGGLTLALALHQRGISCTVYEAAPQLRPLGVGVNLLPHSVKELAELGLQEALAATAIETASLTYYNKFGQTIWSEPRGLAAGYPVPQYSIHRGELHMILLDAVLRRLGPERVVLGHQLTGFVNSGQKVQAKFTRLLDHSAVTIEADALVAADGIHSAARKQMWPNEGAPRYGQRVLWRAITEGEPFGDGRSMFMAGHPDVKFVAYPISRKLAEQGRSRINWIAELSVPEMPTRTDWNREVDISVFAEPFDSWKWEWIDIPKLIRGASAVYEFPLVDRDPLPHWRQGRVTLLGDAAHPMYPIGSNGASQAILDVRALADSLAGKGKLEAALEAYEAERLPKTANIVLLNRQNGPEQVMAIAEQRAPQGFKHIHDVMPREELEGIAARYKQVAGFTKDQVKKA, encoded by the coding sequence ATGAACATTGCCATCGCCGGCGGGGGCATCGGCGGCTTGACCCTGGCCTTGGCGCTGCACCAGCGCGGCATCTCGTGCACGGTCTATGAAGCGGCGCCGCAGCTGCGCCCGCTGGGCGTCGGTGTGAACCTGCTGCCGCATTCGGTGAAGGAGCTGGCCGAACTCGGCCTGCAGGAGGCGCTGGCTGCGACGGCAATCGAAACCGCATCGCTCACCTACTACAACAAGTTCGGCCAGACGATCTGGAGCGAGCCGCGTGGCCTCGCCGCGGGCTACCCGGTGCCGCAGTACTCCATCCACCGCGGCGAGCTGCACATGATCCTGCTCGACGCGGTGCTGCGCCGCCTGGGGCCGGAGCGTGTGGTGCTGGGCCACCAGCTGACGGGCTTCGTGAACAGTGGCCAGAAGGTGCAGGCGAAGTTCACGCGCCTGCTCGACCACAGCGCGGTCACCATCGAGGCCGATGCGCTGGTCGCGGCCGATGGCATCCACTCCGCGGCGCGCAAGCAGATGTGGCCGAACGAAGGCGCCCCGCGCTATGGCCAGCGCGTGCTCTGGCGCGCGATCACCGAAGGCGAGCCGTTCGGTGACGGCCGCTCGATGTTCATGGCTGGCCACCCCGACGTGAAGTTCGTCGCCTACCCGATCTCGCGCAAGCTGGCCGAGCAGGGGCGCTCGCGCATCAACTGGATCGCCGAGCTGTCGGTGCCCGAGATGCCCACCCGCACCGACTGGAACCGCGAAGTCGACATCAGCGTCTTCGCCGAGCCCTTCGACAGCTGGAAGTGGGAGTGGATCGACATCCCCAAGCTGATCCGCGGCGCGTCGGCCGTCTACGAATTCCCGCTCGTCGACCGCGACCCGCTGCCGCACTGGCGCCAGGGCCGCGTGACGCTGCTGGGCGATGCGGCGCACCCGATGTACCCCATCGGCTCGAATGGCGCCTCGCAGGCCATCCTCGACGTGCGGGCACTGGCCGATTCGCTCGCCGGCAAGGGCAAGCTCGAAGCCGCGCTCGAAGCCTACGAGGCCGAGCGCCTGCCCAAGACGGCCAACATCGTGCTGCTCAACCGCCAGAACGGGCCCGAGCAGGTGATGGCGATCGCCGAGCAGCGTGCGCCGCAGGGCTTCAAGCACATCCACGACGTGATGCCGCGCGAAGAACTCGAAGGCATTGCCGCCCGCTACAAGCAGGTCGCGGGGTTCACGAAAGACCAGGTCAAGAAGGCCTGA